The following DNA comes from Longimicrobium sp..
TCGACAACGGCAAGCCCGTGCGCGAGGCGCGCATGTTCGACGTGGAGGGCGCCATCGAGTGCTTCCGCTACTACGCCGGCTGGGCCGACAAGATCGACGGCGACGTCATCCCCGTCCCCGGCCCGTACCTGAACTACACGCGCCGCGAGCCCATCGGCGTGTGCGGGCAGATCATCCCCTGGAACTACCCGCTGCAGATGGCGGCGTGGAAGGTCGCCCCGGCGCTGGCGTGCGGGAACACCGTGGTGCTGAAACCCGCCGAGCAGACGCCGCTGACCGCGCTGGAGCTGGCCCGCTGCTGCGCCGAGGCGGGGCTCCCGGCCGGCGTGCTGAACGTGGTCACCGGCTTCGGCGAGACGGCGGGGGCGGCGCTGGTGAAGCACCCGGACGTGGACAAGATCGCCTTCACCGGCTCGACCGCGGTGGGCAAGATCATCCAGCGCGAGGCGGCGGGAACGCTGAAGCGCGTGTCGCTGGAGCTGGGCGGCAAGAGCCCCAACATCGTGCTGGCCGACGCGGACGTGGAGGCGGCGGTGCGCGGGGCCACCAGCGCCATCTTCTACAACACCGGCCAGGCCTGCACCGCCGGCTCGCGCCTCCTCGTCGAGGAGGGCGTGCGCGACGAGCTGGTGGAGAAGCTGGTGAAGCGCGCCGGGAGCATGCGGCCGGGCAATCCGCTCGATCCCAAGTGCCGGATGGGGCCGCTGGTGAGCCAGGAGCAGCTGGACCGGGTGATGGGGTACATCGAGTCGGGCCGCAGCGAGGGCGCCGAGCTGGTGTACGGCGGCGACCGGCCGGAAGGCGACGGAAAGGGCTTCTTCCTGAACCCCACCATCTTCGACCGCGTGAAGCCGGAGATGACGATCGCGCGCGAGGAGATCTTCGGCCCCGTGCTGGCGGTGACGACGTTCAAGGACCTGGACGAGGCGATCGAGATCGGCAACCGCAGCGAGTACGGCCTGGCCGCCGCGGTATGGACCCGCGACGTGGCGAAGGCGCACCGCGCCGCCGCCGCGCTGCGCGCCGGCACCGTGTGGATCAACATGTACCACACGCTCGACACCGCCTCGCCGTTCGGCGGCTACAAGCAGTCCGGCTACGGCCGCGAGCTGGGCAAGCACGCGCTGGACCTGTACACGCAGGTGAAGAGCGTGTGGGTGAACCTGGCGTGAGGCTCGCGCCTCCCGCGGCGGCTGAAGCCGCGGCCACAACCACGGAAAGCCTCGCAAACCGCGCGAGGCTGAACGGCGGTTGC
Coding sequences within:
- a CDS encoding aldehyde dehydrogenase family protein, whose product is MATTETGAAVAPGRLFIGGEWVDAASGKTFDTVNPATGEVLTHVAEGDAEDVDRAVRAARAAFDEGKWSGMDARKRGKILYAIADRLEARADELARLETLDNGKPVREARMFDVEGAIECFRYYAGWADKIDGDVIPVPGPYLNYTRREPIGVCGQIIPWNYPLQMAAWKVAPALACGNTVVLKPAEQTPLTALELARCCAEAGLPAGVLNVVTGFGETAGAALVKHPDVDKIAFTGSTAVGKIIQREAAGTLKRVSLELGGKSPNIVLADADVEAAVRGATSAIFYNTGQACTAGSRLLVEEGVRDELVEKLVKRAGSMRPGNPLDPKCRMGPLVSQEQLDRVMGYIESGRSEGAELVYGGDRPEGDGKGFFLNPTIFDRVKPEMTIAREEIFGPVLAVTTFKDLDEAIEIGNRSEYGLAAAVWTRDVAKAHRAAAALRAGTVWINMYHTLDTASPFGGYKQSGYGRELGKHALDLYTQVKSVWVNLA